Proteins encoded together in one Shewanella oneidensis MR-1 window:
- the dnaG gene encoding DNA primase translates to MAIPRDFINELIARTDIVELIDRKVPLKKAGKNYSACCPFHSEKSPSFTVSRDKQFYHCFGCGAHGNAIDFVMEYDRLDFVDAIEDLAGQLGLEVPREQGTGKRQDDGLSRDLYQLMEEASRFFQTQLRQHQDKQKVIDYLAYRGLSDDIVEHFGIGFAPDGWDGLLSRYRQNQDAQDKLLTAGMLISNDSGKRYDRFRDRLMFPIRDRRGRVIGFGGRVLGDGTPKYLNSPETPIFHKGNELYGLYELKQRHRDPDKVLIVEGYMDVVALAQYGVDYAVASLGTSTTAEQFQLLLRSAKEVICCYDGDRAGNEAAWRALETALPLLKPGDKVRFMFLPQSEDPDSMVRKIGKDPFEQLMESAITLPEFLFDTLATKFGTDKGNLAKQAFGLIEKIQDTVLQNLLLENLAHKLGMNSSDDMKKKLGFTVKQPKPTASTGLKGRGTPLRLAIALLVQHPELGVGLSPQPALNHLQMPGIDLLPLLLALTREHRLNSAQLLEQFRDSPHSGTLHKLAQWDHQVAEENQLEKFKQTLVWLNNQYIEQRYQELSLKQTHTKEEKIQLQKLISVMKGLN, encoded by the coding sequence ATGGCAATACCTCGTGATTTTATCAATGAGCTAATCGCTCGCACTGACATCGTCGAACTAATCGATCGAAAGGTGCCCTTGAAAAAGGCGGGTAAAAACTACTCGGCCTGTTGTCCTTTTCATAGCGAAAAATCACCTTCGTTTACCGTTAGCCGCGATAAACAGTTTTATCATTGTTTTGGCTGCGGTGCCCACGGCAATGCCATCGATTTTGTGATGGAGTACGACAGACTCGATTTTGTCGATGCGATTGAAGATCTTGCCGGACAATTGGGTTTAGAAGTACCCAGAGAACAAGGCACAGGTAAGCGCCAAGATGATGGCCTAAGCCGTGATCTATACCAATTAATGGAAGAAGCCAGCCGCTTTTTTCAAACCCAGTTAAGACAACACCAAGACAAACAAAAAGTCATCGACTACCTCGCCTATCGCGGTTTATCCGATGATATTGTTGAACATTTTGGTATTGGTTTTGCCCCAGACGGTTGGGATGGCCTATTAAGCCGCTACCGTCAAAATCAAGATGCACAGGATAAACTCCTGACCGCAGGCATGCTTATCAGTAATGACAGCGGCAAAAGATACGATAGATTTCGTGACCGACTGATGTTTCCGATCCGTGACCGCCGTGGTCGTGTGATTGGATTTGGTGGCCGAGTCTTGGGAGATGGCACCCCCAAGTACTTGAATTCGCCAGAAACGCCCATATTTCATAAGGGTAATGAACTTTATGGCTTATACGAGCTAAAGCAGCGGCACCGTGATCCAGACAAAGTACTGATTGTCGAAGGCTATATGGACGTGGTCGCCCTCGCCCAATACGGCGTCGATTATGCGGTTGCGTCGCTCGGCACCTCAACAACGGCTGAACAATTTCAATTGTTGCTACGTAGTGCTAAAGAAGTCATCTGCTGTTACGACGGTGACAGAGCCGGCAATGAAGCCGCTTGGCGCGCCTTAGAAACTGCCTTACCCCTATTAAAACCTGGGGACAAAGTACGTTTTATGTTTTTACCGCAATCAGAAGATCCTGATTCAATGGTTCGTAAGATTGGTAAAGACCCATTCGAGCAATTGATGGAAAGCGCCATCACCTTGCCCGAATTTTTGTTTGACACATTAGCGACTAAATTCGGTACCGATAAAGGTAACTTAGCCAAACAAGCCTTTGGCTTAATTGAAAAAATACAAGATACTGTGCTGCAAAACCTCCTACTTGAGAACTTAGCTCACAAGTTAGGTATGAACAGCTCAGATGATATGAAGAAAAAACTGGGTTTTACAGTCAAACAACCTAAACCCACAGCATCAACGGGACTCAAAGGACGCGGCACACCATTGCGACTTGCCATCGCCTTGTTAGTACAGCATCCCGAGCTGGGTGTGGGATTATCTCCACAACCAGCATTGAACCATCTGCAAATGCCAGGCATCGACTTGCTGCCATTGCTGTTGGCGTTAACTCGAGAGCATAGGTTAAACAGCGCACAACTACTTGAGCAATTCAGAGACAGCCCCCACAGCGGGACGCTGCATAAATTAGCCCAATGGGACCATCAAGTGGCGGAAGAAAACCAGCTCGAAAAGTTTAAACAAACCCTGGTTTGGTTGAACAATCAATATATTGAACAACGTTATCAGGAATTGAGTCTAAAGCAGACCCATACTAAGGAAGAGAAGATCCAGCTGCAGAAGCTGATCTCAGTCATGAAAGGACTAAACTGA
- the tsaD gene encoding tRNA (adenosine(37)-N6)-threonylcarbamoyltransferase complex transferase subunit TsaD, with protein MRVLGIETSCDETGIAVYDDKLGLLSHALYSQVKLHADYGGVVPELASRDHVRKIVPLIRQALKNANTDIADIDGIAYTKGPGLIGALLVGACVGRSLAFAWNKPAIGVHHMEGHLLAPMLEEDAPEFPFVALLVSGGHSMLVKVDGIGLYAVLGESVDDAAGEAFDKTAKLMGLDYPGGPRLAKLAAKGEPAGYQFPRPMTDRPGLDFSFSGLKTFTANTIAAEPDDEQTRANIARAFEEAVVDTLAIKCRRALKQTGYNRLVIAGGVSANTRLRETLAEMMTSIGGRVYYPRGEFCTDNGAMIAFAGLQRLKAGQQEDLAVKGQPRWPLDTLPPLA; from the coding sequence ATGCGGGTTCTAGGTATTGAGACATCCTGTGACGAGACAGGTATTGCCGTTTATGACGATAAGCTGGGGTTACTTTCCCATGCTTTATATAGTCAGGTTAAGTTACATGCAGATTATGGTGGTGTGGTGCCTGAACTCGCCTCCCGCGACCATGTGCGCAAAATTGTCCCCTTGATCCGCCAAGCGTTGAAAAACGCCAATACTGATATTGCTGACATCGATGGTATCGCTTACACCAAAGGCCCAGGATTAATTGGGGCTTTATTAGTGGGCGCTTGTGTTGGTCGCTCGCTTGCCTTTGCATGGAACAAACCTGCCATCGGCGTGCACCATATGGAAGGGCATTTGCTTGCGCCTATGCTGGAAGAGGATGCACCAGAGTTTCCTTTTGTTGCACTGTTAGTGTCAGGCGGTCATTCCATGTTGGTCAAGGTTGATGGCATTGGCCTTTATGCAGTCTTAGGTGAATCAGTTGATGATGCTGCCGGTGAAGCCTTTGATAAAACGGCCAAGTTAATGGGGCTTGATTATCCAGGTGGACCACGTTTAGCCAAACTTGCGGCAAAAGGTGAACCTGCAGGTTATCAATTTCCGCGCCCAATGACCGACAGACCAGGGCTTGATTTCAGCTTCTCAGGCCTTAAAACTTTCACCGCTAATACCATTGCGGCTGAACCTGATGATGAACAAACCCGTGCCAATATCGCCAGAGCTTTTGAAGAAGCGGTAGTTGATACTTTAGCGATAAAATGTCGCCGCGCGTTAAAACAAACGGGCTATAACCGTTTAGTGATTGCTGGGGGGGTGAGTGCTAATACCCGCTTACGGGAAACCTTGGCTGAGATGATGACCTCCATTGGTGGCCGGGTTTATTATCCTCGCGGCGAGTTTTGTACTGACAATGGCGCCATGATTGCCTTTGCCGGATTGCAACGCTTAAAAGCAGGGCAGCAGGAAGACTTAGCAGTAAAAGGTCAACCAAGATGGCCGCTTGATACCTTACCGCCCTTGGCTTGA
- a CDS encoding IS1595-like element ISSod11 family transposase — protein sequence MKTSSYLLKAGVDYPTNWDEFVDWFHDEQSCTSYLYALRWPNGFICPSCSSHQSPYQLSNGKLKCHACRFQCSVTSSTLFDKTRTPMKSWFAAVWFITNQKNGVSALGVQRLLGLGSYQTAWSLMHKLRYAMVDPERDKLSGIVEVDETLIGGVIPKSSIKNQQGKRKAIVLVAVELLSPSGFGRIRLRQVESATKEHIHQFIQDVIEPGSTICSDGSQAYKQIDKKGYKHNRMVHLGSSVPAHETMAGVHRVSSLCKRWLLGTYQGAVKAKQLDYYLDEFTFRFNRRKSDSRGLLFYRLLEQAVRSKPITYQSIKNR from the coding sequence ATGAAAACTTCATCGTATTTATTAAAAGCTGGCGTCGATTACCCTACAAATTGGGACGAATTTGTTGATTGGTTTCATGATGAACAATCTTGCACTAGCTACCTTTACGCACTTCGTTGGCCAAACGGATTCATTTGCCCAAGCTGTTCGAGCCATCAATCACCTTATCAGTTAAGTAATGGCAAGTTAAAATGTCATGCTTGCCGTTTTCAGTGTTCAGTAACATCAAGTACACTTTTTGACAAAACAAGAACCCCCATGAAAAGTTGGTTTGCAGCTGTCTGGTTTATTACAAATCAAAAGAATGGGGTCAGCGCTCTTGGAGTCCAAAGGCTATTAGGTCTTGGGAGTTATCAAACTGCTTGGTCTTTAATGCACAAGTTAAGATATGCCATGGTTGACCCTGAAAGAGATAAACTGTCCGGCATCGTAGAGGTTGACGAAACATTAATAGGTGGGGTCATTCCAAAATCATCTATTAAAAATCAACAGGGTAAGCGTAAAGCTATAGTTTTGGTGGCTGTTGAGCTGCTATCACCCTCTGGATTTGGGCGGATACGTTTAAGGCAAGTAGAAAGTGCAACTAAAGAACATATCCATCAATTCATTCAAGATGTAATAGAGCCTGGTAGCACAATTTGTAGTGATGGTTCTCAAGCATACAAGCAAATAGACAAAAAAGGATATAAGCATAATCGGATGGTGCATTTAGGTTCATCTGTACCTGCACATGAAACAATGGCTGGGGTGCATCGAGTCTCATCATTATGTAAAAGATGGCTTTTAGGTACGTATCAAGGTGCGGTAAAGGCTAAGCAACTTGATTATTATTTAGATGAATTTACATTTCGCTTCAACAGAAGAAAGTCAGATTCTCGGGGATTATTATTCTACAGGTTGCTTGAGCAAGCAGTGCGTTCTAAGCCGATAACGTACCAATCAATTAAAAATCGATAA
- the folB gene encoding dihydroneopterin aldolase, translated as MDKVLIRQLRIDTVIGVYEWEKNIHQSLFLDLDMAWDNRPAAATDDYQYALCYETVSNRLTKLVTEKPIELIETVAERVAECLLSEFKVSWVKVVVMKPGAVPSASSVGVEIERSR; from the coding sequence ATGGATAAAGTGCTTATTCGACAATTACGTATTGATACTGTGATTGGCGTCTACGAATGGGAAAAGAACATCCACCAAAGCCTGTTTTTAGATCTTGATATGGCTTGGGATAATCGGCCTGCTGCCGCGACCGATGACTATCAATATGCTCTTTGCTATGAGACGGTGTCCAATCGCTTGACGAAGCTTGTCACTGAAAAGCCTATTGAGTTAATTGAGACAGTTGCAGAACGGGTTGCAGAGTGTTTATTGAGTGAGTTTAAGGTGAGCTGGGTAAAAGTGGTGGTGATGAAGCCCGGTGCTGTACCTTCGGCCTCATCTGTTGGGGTTGAGATTGAGCGCTCACGTTAA
- a CDS encoding putative RNA methyltransferase → MSLLFQCPTCGLALMQHQASQGFYCANKHHFDKNAAGYWVFTKPARQKPTGDSRQQVRAKHFLLESGVFTPLIDKIGEMIAAHLQPNDCLLDYECAEGFYLRALSSTLSKLTNGINVQYTGVADAENTIFAAAKAQTPAALCLTTSKVLPFADNCLDFITVVDRPLKGKECVRILKEQGFMLQVIPGARHLWQIKALIYPELAEKSVQVNLPSGLTVKEQQRLQFSLSVTGEQALVLLDMTPYAWRASDKVKHLIRSQAFDKLEIDFTLVLAQKL, encoded by the coding sequence ATGAGCCTTCTATTTCAATGCCCGACCTGTGGTTTGGCGCTGATGCAACATCAGGCATCCCAAGGTTTTTATTGTGCTAACAAGCACCATTTTGATAAGAATGCAGCAGGGTATTGGGTATTCACAAAGCCCGCTCGTCAAAAACCAACTGGGGATAGTCGTCAACAGGTAAGAGCTAAACACTTCTTGCTTGAGTCGGGAGTTTTTACGCCCTTGATCGACAAAATAGGCGAGATGATCGCAGCACATTTACAGCCGAATGATTGCCTGTTGGATTACGAGTGTGCGGAAGGCTTCTATTTACGCGCGTTATCTTCGACGCTGTCTAAACTGACCAATGGAATAAATGTCCAGTACACTGGTGTTGCAGACGCGGAAAATACCATTTTTGCTGCCGCTAAAGCGCAAACGCCTGCGGCGCTCTGTTTAACTACATCCAAGGTATTACCTTTTGCTGATAATTGTCTCGATTTTATCACTGTGGTAGATAGACCGTTGAAGGGCAAAGAATGTGTACGCATTCTTAAAGAGCAGGGATTTATGTTGCAGGTGATCCCCGGCGCTCGACATCTGTGGCAAATTAAAGCTCTCATTTATCCCGAACTCGCTGAAAAATCCGTCCAAGTAAACCTGCCTTCTGGGTTAACGGTGAAAGAACAGCAGCGATTACAATTCAGTTTGTCAGTGACGGGTGAACAAGCGTTAGTATTACTCGATATGACGCCCTACGCATGGCGCGCATCGGATAAAGTAAAACACCTTATTCGGAGCCAAGCATTCGATAAGCTAGAAATCGATTTTACTTTAGTCCTAGCGCAAAAGTTATAA
- the plsY gene encoding glycerol-3-phosphate 1-O-acyltransferase PlsY has product MSQLSLTLLMIVAAYLAGSVSSAVLVCRMRGLPDPRSQGSGNPGATNVLRIGGASSAAMVLFFDMLKGALPTYLAYLMGIDAISLGLIAIAACLGHIYPVFFGFKGGKGVATAFGAMAPIGDDLAICLMASWVVLVLISRYSSLAAIITALLAPLYTWWLDDRFTIPVAMLSTLIIIRHKDNIKRLLKGEESKVSRKRRPKIP; this is encoded by the coding sequence GTGAGTCAATTATCACTGACACTTTTGATGATTGTGGCCGCTTATTTAGCCGGTTCTGTCTCAAGTGCTGTGCTAGTGTGTAGGATGAGAGGCCTGCCCGATCCAAGATCTCAAGGCTCTGGCAACCCAGGGGCAACAAATGTGCTGCGCATTGGCGGCGCAAGCTCGGCTGCCATGGTGTTGTTTTTCGATATGCTCAAAGGCGCCCTGCCAACTTATCTTGCCTATTTGATGGGTATCGACGCCATCTCTTTAGGCTTGATTGCAATAGCCGCTTGTCTTGGCCATATTTATCCCGTCTTTTTTGGTTTTAAAGGTGGCAAAGGCGTTGCAACTGCATTTGGCGCAATGGCGCCTATTGGAGATGACTTAGCAATTTGTTTAATGGCATCTTGGGTTGTATTAGTCTTGATTAGTCGCTACTCCTCACTTGCAGCCATTATTACCGCACTGCTTGCACCACTTTATACTTGGTGGCTAGACGATAGATTTACCATTCCAGTCGCGATGCTCTCGACACTAATTATCATTCGCCATAAAGATAATATTAAGCGACTTCTCAAAGGGGAAGAATCTAAGGTGTCTCGTAAAAGGCGCCCAAAAATCCCCTAG
- the rpsU gene encoding 30S ribosomal protein S21, whose protein sequence is MPIIKVRENEPFDVALRRFKRSCEKAGILADVRAREFYEKPTTARKRAKAAAVKRLAKKLSRENARRVRLY, encoded by the coding sequence ATGCCAATTATTAAAGTACGTGAAAACGAACCATTCGACGTAGCTCTGCGTCGTTTCAAGCGCTCTTGTGAAAAAGCTGGTATTTTAGCCGACGTGCGTGCTCGTGAATTCTACGAGAAGCCAACTACTGCACGTAAGCGCGCAAAAGCAGCTGCAGTTAAACGTTTAGCTAAAAAGCTTTCTCGCGAAAACGCACGTCGCGTACGTTTATACTAA
- the rpoD gene encoding RNA polymerase sigma factor RpoD, whose product MDHTPQSQLKLLLAKGKEQGYLTYAEVNDHLPADMVDSDQIEDIIQMINDMGIRVFEEAPDADDMMMSEDNTDEDAAEEAAAALATVESELGRTTDPVRMYMREMGTVELLTREGEIVIAKRIEEGINTVQSSVAEYPQAIAMILEQYDQYEADELRLSDIISGFVNPDEEDLGPTATHIGSELSEEDLEDEDDEEDDEDEDGDGDGDDDGNKGPDPEEARERFSQLRTAYESALKIIDAKGREHPESIQALFEIGEIFKEFRLVPKQFDRLVKSMRSMMDRVRVQERLLMKLCVEQAKMPKKNFVKFFTGNETNLDWFEAEKTSNKPYAEGLRMVEEDVQRCRSKLAAIEEETGLVIAAIKDINRRMSIGEAKARRAKKEMVEANLRLVISIAKKYTNRGLQFLDLIQEGNIGLMKAVDKFEYRRGYKFSTYATWWIRQAITRSIADQARTIRIPVHMIETINKLNRISRQMLQEMGREPSPEELAERMMMPEDKIRKVLKIAKEPISMETPIGDDEDSHLGDFIEDTTLELPLDSATSESLKSATHEVLAGLTAREAKVLRMRFGIDMNTDHTLEEVGKQFDVTRERIRQIEAKALRKLRHPSRSEILKSFLDE is encoded by the coding sequence ATGGATCATACTCCGCAGTCGCAACTCAAGCTGTTGCTTGCCAAAGGTAAAGAGCAAGGTTACTTAACCTATGCAGAAGTGAACGACCACTTACCTGCAGACATGGTCGATTCTGACCAGATCGAAGATATTATCCAGATGATAAATGACATGGGTATTCGGGTATTCGAAGAGGCTCCCGACGCCGATGACATGATGATGTCGGAAGACAACACAGACGAAGATGCAGCAGAAGAAGCCGCAGCAGCCCTTGCCACGGTAGAAAGTGAGCTTGGCCGCACCACAGACCCTGTGCGTATGTACATGCGCGAAATGGGTACCGTTGAACTGCTGACTCGCGAAGGCGAAATTGTTATCGCCAAGCGCATCGAAGAAGGCATTAACACAGTTCAAAGCTCTGTCGCCGAGTACCCACAAGCGATCGCCATGATCCTTGAGCAGTACGACCAGTACGAAGCCGACGAACTGCGCCTGTCTGATATTATCTCTGGATTTGTTAACCCTGACGAAGAAGACCTCGGTCCAACCGCAACCCACATCGGTTCTGAATTATCAGAAGAAGATCTTGAAGATGAAGATGACGAGGAAGACGATGAAGACGAAGACGGTGATGGCGACGGTGATGATGATGGCAATAAAGGCCCCGATCCTGAAGAGGCTCGTGAGCGTTTTAGCCAACTAAGAACTGCCTACGAAAGCGCGCTTAAAATTATTGACGCCAAAGGCCGTGAACATCCTGAGTCGATTCAAGCACTGTTTGAAATCGGCGAGATTTTCAAAGAGTTCCGCTTAGTACCTAAGCAGTTCGATCGCTTAGTGAAAAGCATGCGTTCTATGATGGACCGTGTTCGCGTACAAGAGCGTCTACTAATGAAGCTTTGTGTCGAACAGGCCAAAATGCCGAAGAAAAATTTTGTTAAGTTCTTCACAGGTAATGAGACCAACCTCGATTGGTTCGAGGCCGAAAAAACCTCAAACAAACCTTATGCCGAAGGCTTAAGAATGGTTGAGGAAGACGTACAACGTTGCCGTAGCAAGCTGGCCGCCATCGAAGAAGAAACCGGTTTAGTCATTGCCGCGATTAAAGATATTAACCGCCGTATGTCAATCGGTGAAGCCAAGGCTCGCCGTGCGAAGAAAGAAATGGTTGAGGCAAACTTACGTTTGGTTATTTCTATCGCCAAGAAATACACCAACCGTGGCCTGCAATTCTTGGACTTGATCCAAGAAGGTAATATCGGTCTGATGAAGGCCGTTGATAAATTTGAATATCGCCGTGGTTATAAGTTCTCGACCTATGCAACTTGGTGGATCCGTCAGGCAATCACCCGCTCAATCGCGGACCAAGCCCGTACGATCCGTATTCCAGTACATATGATCGAAACGATCAACAAGCTGAACCGTATCTCTCGCCAAATGCTACAGGAAATGGGCCGTGAACCCTCACCTGAAGAACTGGCAGAGCGTATGATGATGCCGGAAGATAAGATCCGTAAGGTACTGAAAATCGCTAAAGAACCTATCTCCATGGAAACCCCAATCGGTGACGATGAAGATTCGCATTTAGGCGATTTTATCGAGGATACTACCCTCGAATTACCACTGGACAGCGCCACCAGCGAAAGCCTGAAGAGCGCCACCCATGAGGTATTAGCAGGCCTAACAGCCCGTGAAGCAAAAGTGCTGCGCATGCGTTTTGGTATCGATATGAATACCGACCACACACTTGAAGAAGTGGGTAAGCAATTTGACGTGACCCGTGAACGTATTCGTCAAATTGAAGCAAAAGCACTACGTAAACTGCGCCACCCTTCACGCTCAGAAATCTTAAAGTCCTTCTTAGACGAATAG
- the folK gene encoding 2-amino-4-hydroxy-6-hydroxymethyldihydropteridine diphosphokinase — translation MARIYISLGSNIEPTHYLKAGLQSLRTYFGPLQLSSMYESESVGFNGTNFLNMVVCAQTELNIAEVVAQFKQIEQNHGRLMGAKKFSPRTLDIDLLLYDDVVCQTPVILPRAEIVSNAFVLWPLSEIAPDLIHPLQQKTYVAMWDEYDKTSQKLWPVTFEWPYGLTF, via the coding sequence ATGGCACGTATATACATTAGTTTAGGCAGTAATATAGAACCCACTCACTACCTCAAGGCGGGTTTACAATCTTTACGCACATACTTCGGTCCCCTGCAACTTTCCTCTATGTATGAGAGTGAATCGGTGGGATTTAACGGTACCAATTTTTTAAATATGGTGGTCTGTGCCCAAACCGAGCTGAATATTGCCGAGGTAGTTGCGCAGTTTAAGCAAATCGAGCAAAATCACGGCCGGCTGATGGGGGCTAAAAAGTTCAGTCCAAGAACGCTAGATATTGATCTACTGCTTTACGATGATGTTGTTTGTCAAACCCCAGTGATACTGCCCCGAGCCGAAATCGTCAGTAATGCTTTTGTGTTGTGGCCTTTATCTGAAATTGCGCCGGATTTGATTCACCCATTGCAGCAGAAAACCTATGTCGCAATGTGGGATGAATATGATAAAACGTCACAAAAGCTTTGGCCTGTGACCTTTGAATGGCCTTATGGGCTGACTTTTTAA
- a CDS encoding undecaprenyl-diphosphate phosphatase: MDTFQVIILALIQGLTEFLPISSSAHLILPAQLLGWEDQGLSFDVAVNTGSLFAVVIYFRHELWAMFKAWIASIVKGQHSDDSKLAWWIILATLPAVFFGFMAKDFIATHLRNTGVIAVTTVVFGLLLWWADKMSRHDLTIYQTGWRKALLIGFAQALALIPGTSRSGATMTAALMLGLSRDAAARFSFLMSVPVSLGAAILVGKDLAESPLPIDYQALTLGTVISFAAAYLCIHYFLKIISRMGMTPFVIYRLALGAVLCGFIFL, from the coding sequence ATGGATACGTTTCAGGTAATTATTTTAGCGCTAATTCAAGGGTTAACAGAATTTCTTCCTATTTCCAGCTCGGCTCACCTTATCTTACCTGCGCAGCTTTTAGGTTGGGAAGATCAAGGGTTATCCTTCGACGTAGCTGTGAATACGGGTTCGTTATTCGCCGTGGTGATTTATTTTAGACATGAGCTCTGGGCTATGTTTAAGGCGTGGATTGCCAGCATAGTGAAAGGTCAGCATTCCGATGATAGTAAGCTAGCGTGGTGGATCATTCTTGCTACTTTACCTGCGGTCTTTTTTGGCTTTATGGCGAAAGACTTTATTGCAACCCATCTGCGTAATACCGGTGTGATAGCCGTGACCACGGTGGTGTTTGGTTTGTTGCTTTGGTGGGCGGATAAAATGTCACGTCACGATTTAACCATTTATCAAACAGGTTGGCGTAAGGCGTTATTAATTGGTTTTGCTCAGGCGTTGGCGTTAATTCCAGGTACTTCACGCTCAGGCGCGACGATGACTGCTGCACTCATGTTAGGCCTTAGTCGTGATGCGGCGGCGCGTTTTTCCTTTTTGATGTCTGTGCCTGTGAGTTTAGGTGCGGCAATTTTAGTGGGTAAAGATTTGGCTGAGAGCCCGCTTCCCATTGATTATCAAGCGCTGACCCTCGGAACAGTGATTTCCTTTGCTGCGGCTTATCTATGTATTCATTATTTCTTGAAAATTATTAGCCGCATGGGTATGACGCCTTTCGTGATTTATCGTCTGGCCCTTGGTGCTGTGTTGTGTGGATTTATCTTCTTATAA
- a CDS encoding GatB/YqeY domain-containing protein gives MSLIDQLKDHMKQAMIAKEKARLSTIRMALAAIKQIEVDTRESLNDEQVIAVLTKMVKQRRDSIAQYEAAGRSELAAAEAEEIQVIETFLPTPLSEAEIAAFIDAAIVEIGASSMADMGKVMGALKPKVQGRADMGAIGAMIRAKLQ, from the coding sequence ATGAGCCTAATTGATCAGCTAAAAGACCATATGAAACAGGCCATGATCGCCAAAGAGAAGGCGAGATTGAGCACTATTCGTATGGCACTTGCAGCCATCAAACAGATTGAAGTGGATACTCGCGAAAGTTTGAATGATGAGCAGGTTATAGCTGTCTTAACCAAAATGGTGAAACAACGCCGCGATTCAATTGCTCAATATGAAGCAGCGGGTCGTAGCGAATTGGCAGCAGCAGAAGCAGAAGAGATTCAAGTAATTGAAACTTTCCTGCCTACTCCCCTCTCAGAGGCGGAGATCGCTGCGTTCATCGATGCCGCTATTGTTGAAATAGGTGCATCCTCCATGGCGGATATGGGCAAAGTAATGGGAGCATTGAAACCTAAAGTTCAAGGACGTGCAGACATGGGCGCTATTGGCGCTATGATCCGTGCAAAATTGCAATAA